A genome region from Gouania willdenowi chromosome 9, fGouWil2.1, whole genome shotgun sequence includes the following:
- the mtmr3 gene encoding phosphatidylinositol-3,5-bisphosphate 3-phosphatase MTMR3 isoform X1 → MEEEEEVQQNLENLQANQVFPKRSPVLEEENMQVPFPELHGEFTEYVGRAEEAIIAMSNYRLHIKFRESVVNSCCCEVSVPLQLIECVDCREMFQLHVTCKDCKVIRCQFSTFEQCQEWLKRLTAVVRPPSRMQDLFSFAFHAWCMEEYAGEKEQHGELCRPGEHVTSWFKNEVERMGFDTQNAWRITDINSRFRLCSSYPQQLLVPAWITDKELENVACFRSWKRFPAVVYRHQANGAVIARCSQPEVSWWGWRNSDDEHLVTSIGKACAVNGSNRNGTDLDAAMASSSGAENLDIEPRNLLILDARSYTAAVANRAKGGGCECPEYYPNCEVVFMGMANIHATRRSFHSLRVLCTTQQPDPANWLSSLEGTKWLWNLSLLMKAALLVVNAVDRDQRPVLVHCSDGWDRTPQIVSLSKLLLDPYYRTIEGFQVLVETEWLDFGHKFADRCGHGEKSDDLNERCPIFLQWLDCVHQMQRQFPCSFEFNEAFLVKLVQHCYSCLFGTFLCNSGKQRKDRRIQERTCSVWSLLRPTNRALRNMLYSTNSETVLHPVCHVRNLMLWTAVYLPSSSPTTPSDDSCAPYPVAGAEEAPLGRHPRTRSFDNLPSACEHGNSLAPNRRSSDPSLNEWQDHRRSLEINVALDGAAEQEVLTNGEEAYTNGPDSEAELSVAVGVAESQMENILKEASKDDSGGSSLLFHDMEQIDTEVELEGYVKADEVETPQQVLTNGYHSANGVAESQDDETPPQPTVEEVQKTCMSSQKEEARETRVEIVQQSIKTSQEVQESHMTSQKEAQQKMEEEVQQSVETTQDSSQSVSGVPEQTEAHRTLTNGFTNEQHKECDEEEEEKEVCLVSDCFVDQRGEHLDKRVSLLESSTETVTEEACCRLEQDMFISRKAELGMSRTLNGGSGSASVSAFQSDHSSMDPHCNGNASSDVEPKINGDRAPLSRQASTASCSSLVLNHHRSCAQHRLFRSLQSRAATSPEQTTRSHLDDDGLTLHTDAIQQRLRQIEAGHQMEVETLRKQVQELWSRLENQQHVASHRTNGHLGDEMTSGMDSEYNMDPNCLSHCSAEFFSEGSWEQVDRRDTEVTRWYPDHLAAQCYGCEQGFWLVNRKHHCRGRQPVQEAWNCGNVFCSNCCDQKIPVPSQQLFEPTRVCKSCFSSLQPGSSSLDSPITASST, encoded by the exons GTGCCTTTTCCTGAGCTGCACGGGGAGTTCACGGAGTACGTTGGGAGGGCGGAGGAAGCCATCATCGCCATGTCCAACTACCGCCTCCACATCAAGTTCAGAGAGTCGGTCGTCAAT aGCTGTTGTTGTGAAGTGTCA GTCCCTCTTCAGCTCATTGAGTGCGTCGACTGTCGGGAGATGTTCCAGCTCCACGTCACCTGCAAGGATTGTAAAGTCATCAG GTGTCAGTTCTCCACCTTCGAGCAGTGTCAGGAGTGGCTGAAGCGACTGACCGCTGTAGTCCGACCTCCCTCCAGAATGCAAGACCTCTTCTCCTTCGCCTTCCACGCTTGGTGCATGGAGGAATACGCTGGAGAGAAGGAGCAGCACGGGGAACTGTGCAGACCAG GTGAACACGTGACCTCGTGGTTTAAGAATGAGGTGGAGAGGATGGGCTTTGACACTCAGAACGCCTGGAGGATAACCGACATCAACAGCAGGTTCAG GCTTTGTTCGAGCTACCCTCAGCAGCTCTTAGTTCCAGCCTGGATCACCGACAAAGAACTGGAAAATGTGGCGTGCTTCCGCTCCTGGAAGAGATTTCCTGCTGTGGTTTACAG ACACCAGGCCAACGGAGCAGTGATTGCTCGTTGCAGTCAGCCAGAGGTCAGTTGGTGGGGATGGAGGAACTCTGATGATGAGCACTTGGTAACGTCCATCGGTAAAGCCTGCGCTGTGAACGGCAGCAACAGGAATGGCACAGACTTAG ACGCTGCCATGGCCTCCAGTTCAGGGGCGGAAAATCTGGACATCGAACCACGTAATCTACTGATCCTGGATGCCCGGTCTTACACTGCTGCTGTAGCCAACAGGGCCAAAGGAGGAGGTTGTGAATGTCCCG AGTACTACCCAAACTGTGAGGTGGTCTTCATGGGGATGGCCAACATTCATGCCACCCGTAGGAGTTTTCACTCTCTGCGCGTCCTCTGCACGACTCAACAGCCCGACCCGGCCAA CTGGCTCTCGTCTCTGGAGGGCACCAAGTGGCTGTGGAACCTGTCCCTGTTGATGAAAGCTGCCCTGCTGGTGGTGAACGCTGTGGACAGAGACCAGCGTCCCGTCTTGGTGCACTGCTCCGATGGCTGGGACCGCACACCTCAGATCGTATCCCTGTCCAAACTGCTGTTGGACCCCTACTACCGCACAATCGAG GGCTTCCAGGTGTTGGTGGAAACTGAGTGGCTGGACTTTGGACACAAGTTTGCTGATCGATGTGGACATGGAGAGAAGTCGGATGACCTGAACGAGCGCTGTCCAATCTTTCTGCAGTGGCTGGACTGTGTCCACCAGATGCAGAGACAGTTCCCATGCTCCTTTGAATTTAACGAGGCCTTCCTG gtgaaGCTGGTGCAGCACTGCTACTCGTGCTTGTTCGGAACCTTCCTGTGTAACAGTGGTAAGCAGAGGAAGGACCGACGCATTCAGGAGAGAACCTGCTCTGTGTGGTCGCTGCTGAGGCCCACCAACCGCGCGCTGAGGAACATGCTGTACTCCACCAACTCAGAGACC GTTCTCCACCCCGTGTGTCATGTGAGGAACCTGATGCTGTGGACGGCAGTCTACCTGCCCAGCTCCTCCCCCACCACACCCTCCGATGACTCTTGCGCTCCGTATCCTGTGGCTGGAGCTGAGGAAGCACCTCTGGGCAG ACACCCAAGAACTCGCTCTTTCGACAACCTGCCCAGCGCCTGTGAGCACGGAAACTCATTGGCTCCTAACCGGCGCTCCAGCGACCCCAGCCTGAACGAGTGGCAGGACCATCGGCGTTCCCTGGAGATCAACGTGGCTTTGGATGGAGCCGCGGAGCAGGAGGTGCTCACCAATGGAGAGGAAGCGTACACCAATGGGCCAGATTCAGAGGCAGAGCTTTCTGTGGCTGTGGGCGTGGCCGAGAGTCAGATGGAGAACATCCTGAAGGAGGCGTCGAAAGACGATTCAGGAGGGTCTTCTCTGCTCTTCCACG ATATGGAGCAGATCGACACCGAGGTGGAGCTGGAAGGTTACGTGAAGGCGGATGAGGTTGAGACGCCTCAACAAGTTCTCACTAATGGATATCACTCAGCCAACGGAGTTGCAGAGTCTCAGGATGATGAAACTCCACCTCAGCCCACTGTGGAGGAAGTGCAAAAGACTTGCATGAGCTCACAGAAAGAGGAGGCACGAGAGACTAGGGTAGAGATCGTGCAGCAGAGCATAAAAACATCTCAGGAGGTGCAGGAGAGTCACATGACCTCGCAGAAAGAGGCTCAGCagaagatggaggaggaggtgcAGCAGAGCGTAGAAACAACTCAGGACTCCAGCCAATCTGTCTCAGGTGTGCCGGAGCAAACTGAGGCTCACAGGACTTTAACAAATGGGTTCACCAACGAACAGCACAAGGAGTGTgacgaggaagaggaggagaaggaggtctGCCTGGTTTCTGACTGCTTTGTTGACCAGCGGGGGGAGCACTTGGATAAGAGGGTTTCCCTGCTGGAGAGCTCCACAGAGACAGTAACTGAGGAGGCCTGCTGCAGACTGGAGCAGGACATGTTCATCTCCAGAAAAGCTGAGCTCGGCATGAGCAGGACTTTAAACGGAGGCAGCGGGTCGGCCTCTGTCAGTGCCTTCCAGTCTGACCACAGCAGCATGGACCCTCACTGCAACGGGAATGCCTCCTCAGATGTTGAGCCTAAAATCAACGGGGACCGGGCGCCTCTCAGCCGACAAGCGTCTACGGCAAGCTGCAGTTCTCTGGTCCTCAATCACCACCGAAGCTGCGCGCAGCACCGCCTCTTCCGCAGCCTGCAGAGCCGCGCTGCCACCAGCCCGGAGCAGACCACACGCAGCCACCTGGACGACGATGGGCTGACGCTGCACACGGACGCCATCCAGCAGAGGCTACGGCAGATCGAGGCCGGGCACCAGATGGAGGTGGAGACGCTGAGGAAGCAGGTTCAGGAGCTGTGGAGCCGCCTGGAGAACCAGCAACACGTGGCTTCACACCGCACCAACGGACACCTCGGAGACGAAATG ACCTCGGGCATGGACTCTGAGTACAATATGGACCCCAACTGTTTGTCTCACTGCAGCGCAGAGTTTTTCTCTGAGGGGAGCTGGGAGCAGGTGGACCGACGGGATACGGAG GTCACTCGCTGGTATCCTGATCACTTGGCAGCGCAGTGTTATGGCTGTGAGCAAGGATTCTGGCTCGTCAACAGGAAGCATCACTGCAG AGGCAGACAGCCTGTCCAGGAGGCCTG GAACTGCGGTAACGTGTTTTGCTCCAACTGCTGCGATCAGAAGATCCCGGTGCCGAGTCAGCAGCTCTTCGAGCCGACGCGCGTCTGCAAGTCGTGTTTCAGCAGCCTGCagcctggctcctcctccttggACTCGCCCATCACAGCCAGCTCCACCTGA
- the mtmr3 gene encoding phosphatidylinositol-3,5-bisphosphate 3-phosphatase MTMR3 isoform X2 — MEEEEVQQNLENLQANQVFPKRSPVLEEENMQVPFPELHGEFTEYVGRAEEAIIAMSNYRLHIKFRESVVNSCCCEVSVPLQLIECVDCREMFQLHVTCKDCKVIRCQFSTFEQCQEWLKRLTAVVRPPSRMQDLFSFAFHAWCMEEYAGEKEQHGELCRPGEHVTSWFKNEVERMGFDTQNAWRITDINSRFRLCSSYPQQLLVPAWITDKELENVACFRSWKRFPAVVYRHQANGAVIARCSQPEVSWWGWRNSDDEHLVTSIGKACAVNGSNRNGTDLDAAMASSSGAENLDIEPRNLLILDARSYTAAVANRAKGGGCECPEYYPNCEVVFMGMANIHATRRSFHSLRVLCTTQQPDPANWLSSLEGTKWLWNLSLLMKAALLVVNAVDRDQRPVLVHCSDGWDRTPQIVSLSKLLLDPYYRTIEGFQVLVETEWLDFGHKFADRCGHGEKSDDLNERCPIFLQWLDCVHQMQRQFPCSFEFNEAFLVKLVQHCYSCLFGTFLCNSGKQRKDRRIQERTCSVWSLLRPTNRALRNMLYSTNSETVLHPVCHVRNLMLWTAVYLPSSSPTTPSDDSCAPYPVAGAEEAPLGRHPRTRSFDNLPSACEHGNSLAPNRRSSDPSLNEWQDHRRSLEINVALDGAAEQEVLTNGEEAYTNGPDSEAELSVAVGVAESQMENILKEASKDDSGGSSLLFHDMEQIDTEVELEGYVKADEVETPQQVLTNGYHSANGVAESQDDETPPQPTVEEVQKTCMSSQKEEARETRVEIVQQSIKTSQEVQESHMTSQKEAQQKMEEEVQQSVETTQDSSQSVSGVPEQTEAHRTLTNGFTNEQHKECDEEEEEKEVCLVSDCFVDQRGEHLDKRVSLLESSTETVTEEACCRLEQDMFISRKAELGMSRTLNGGSGSASVSAFQSDHSSMDPHCNGNASSDVEPKINGDRAPLSRQASTASCSSLVLNHHRSCAQHRLFRSLQSRAATSPEQTTRSHLDDDGLTLHTDAIQQRLRQIEAGHQMEVETLRKQVQELWSRLENQQHVASHRTNGHLGDEMTSGMDSEYNMDPNCLSHCSAEFFSEGSWEQVDRRDTEVTRWYPDHLAAQCYGCEQGFWLVNRKHHCRGRQPVQEAWNCGNVFCSNCCDQKIPVPSQQLFEPTRVCKSCFSSLQPGSSSLDSPITASST, encoded by the exons GTGCCTTTTCCTGAGCTGCACGGGGAGTTCACGGAGTACGTTGGGAGGGCGGAGGAAGCCATCATCGCCATGTCCAACTACCGCCTCCACATCAAGTTCAGAGAGTCGGTCGTCAAT aGCTGTTGTTGTGAAGTGTCA GTCCCTCTTCAGCTCATTGAGTGCGTCGACTGTCGGGAGATGTTCCAGCTCCACGTCACCTGCAAGGATTGTAAAGTCATCAG GTGTCAGTTCTCCACCTTCGAGCAGTGTCAGGAGTGGCTGAAGCGACTGACCGCTGTAGTCCGACCTCCCTCCAGAATGCAAGACCTCTTCTCCTTCGCCTTCCACGCTTGGTGCATGGAGGAATACGCTGGAGAGAAGGAGCAGCACGGGGAACTGTGCAGACCAG GTGAACACGTGACCTCGTGGTTTAAGAATGAGGTGGAGAGGATGGGCTTTGACACTCAGAACGCCTGGAGGATAACCGACATCAACAGCAGGTTCAG GCTTTGTTCGAGCTACCCTCAGCAGCTCTTAGTTCCAGCCTGGATCACCGACAAAGAACTGGAAAATGTGGCGTGCTTCCGCTCCTGGAAGAGATTTCCTGCTGTGGTTTACAG ACACCAGGCCAACGGAGCAGTGATTGCTCGTTGCAGTCAGCCAGAGGTCAGTTGGTGGGGATGGAGGAACTCTGATGATGAGCACTTGGTAACGTCCATCGGTAAAGCCTGCGCTGTGAACGGCAGCAACAGGAATGGCACAGACTTAG ACGCTGCCATGGCCTCCAGTTCAGGGGCGGAAAATCTGGACATCGAACCACGTAATCTACTGATCCTGGATGCCCGGTCTTACACTGCTGCTGTAGCCAACAGGGCCAAAGGAGGAGGTTGTGAATGTCCCG AGTACTACCCAAACTGTGAGGTGGTCTTCATGGGGATGGCCAACATTCATGCCACCCGTAGGAGTTTTCACTCTCTGCGCGTCCTCTGCACGACTCAACAGCCCGACCCGGCCAA CTGGCTCTCGTCTCTGGAGGGCACCAAGTGGCTGTGGAACCTGTCCCTGTTGATGAAAGCTGCCCTGCTGGTGGTGAACGCTGTGGACAGAGACCAGCGTCCCGTCTTGGTGCACTGCTCCGATGGCTGGGACCGCACACCTCAGATCGTATCCCTGTCCAAACTGCTGTTGGACCCCTACTACCGCACAATCGAG GGCTTCCAGGTGTTGGTGGAAACTGAGTGGCTGGACTTTGGACACAAGTTTGCTGATCGATGTGGACATGGAGAGAAGTCGGATGACCTGAACGAGCGCTGTCCAATCTTTCTGCAGTGGCTGGACTGTGTCCACCAGATGCAGAGACAGTTCCCATGCTCCTTTGAATTTAACGAGGCCTTCCTG gtgaaGCTGGTGCAGCACTGCTACTCGTGCTTGTTCGGAACCTTCCTGTGTAACAGTGGTAAGCAGAGGAAGGACCGACGCATTCAGGAGAGAACCTGCTCTGTGTGGTCGCTGCTGAGGCCCACCAACCGCGCGCTGAGGAACATGCTGTACTCCACCAACTCAGAGACC GTTCTCCACCCCGTGTGTCATGTGAGGAACCTGATGCTGTGGACGGCAGTCTACCTGCCCAGCTCCTCCCCCACCACACCCTCCGATGACTCTTGCGCTCCGTATCCTGTGGCTGGAGCTGAGGAAGCACCTCTGGGCAG ACACCCAAGAACTCGCTCTTTCGACAACCTGCCCAGCGCCTGTGAGCACGGAAACTCATTGGCTCCTAACCGGCGCTCCAGCGACCCCAGCCTGAACGAGTGGCAGGACCATCGGCGTTCCCTGGAGATCAACGTGGCTTTGGATGGAGCCGCGGAGCAGGAGGTGCTCACCAATGGAGAGGAAGCGTACACCAATGGGCCAGATTCAGAGGCAGAGCTTTCTGTGGCTGTGGGCGTGGCCGAGAGTCAGATGGAGAACATCCTGAAGGAGGCGTCGAAAGACGATTCAGGAGGGTCTTCTCTGCTCTTCCACG ATATGGAGCAGATCGACACCGAGGTGGAGCTGGAAGGTTACGTGAAGGCGGATGAGGTTGAGACGCCTCAACAAGTTCTCACTAATGGATATCACTCAGCCAACGGAGTTGCAGAGTCTCAGGATGATGAAACTCCACCTCAGCCCACTGTGGAGGAAGTGCAAAAGACTTGCATGAGCTCACAGAAAGAGGAGGCACGAGAGACTAGGGTAGAGATCGTGCAGCAGAGCATAAAAACATCTCAGGAGGTGCAGGAGAGTCACATGACCTCGCAGAAAGAGGCTCAGCagaagatggaggaggaggtgcAGCAGAGCGTAGAAACAACTCAGGACTCCAGCCAATCTGTCTCAGGTGTGCCGGAGCAAACTGAGGCTCACAGGACTTTAACAAATGGGTTCACCAACGAACAGCACAAGGAGTGTgacgaggaagaggaggagaaggaggtctGCCTGGTTTCTGACTGCTTTGTTGACCAGCGGGGGGAGCACTTGGATAAGAGGGTTTCCCTGCTGGAGAGCTCCACAGAGACAGTAACTGAGGAGGCCTGCTGCAGACTGGAGCAGGACATGTTCATCTCCAGAAAAGCTGAGCTCGGCATGAGCAGGACTTTAAACGGAGGCAGCGGGTCGGCCTCTGTCAGTGCCTTCCAGTCTGACCACAGCAGCATGGACCCTCACTGCAACGGGAATGCCTCCTCAGATGTTGAGCCTAAAATCAACGGGGACCGGGCGCCTCTCAGCCGACAAGCGTCTACGGCAAGCTGCAGTTCTCTGGTCCTCAATCACCACCGAAGCTGCGCGCAGCACCGCCTCTTCCGCAGCCTGCAGAGCCGCGCTGCCACCAGCCCGGAGCAGACCACACGCAGCCACCTGGACGACGATGGGCTGACGCTGCACACGGACGCCATCCAGCAGAGGCTACGGCAGATCGAGGCCGGGCACCAGATGGAGGTGGAGACGCTGAGGAAGCAGGTTCAGGAGCTGTGGAGCCGCCTGGAGAACCAGCAACACGTGGCTTCACACCGCACCAACGGACACCTCGGAGACGAAATG ACCTCGGGCATGGACTCTGAGTACAATATGGACCCCAACTGTTTGTCTCACTGCAGCGCAGAGTTTTTCTCTGAGGGGAGCTGGGAGCAGGTGGACCGACGGGATACGGAG GTCACTCGCTGGTATCCTGATCACTTGGCAGCGCAGTGTTATGGCTGTGAGCAAGGATTCTGGCTCGTCAACAGGAAGCATCACTGCAG AGGCAGACAGCCTGTCCAGGAGGCCTG GAACTGCGGTAACGTGTTTTGCTCCAACTGCTGCGATCAGAAGATCCCGGTGCCGAGTCAGCAGCTCTTCGAGCCGACGCGCGTCTGCAAGTCGTGTTTCAGCAGCCTGCagcctggctcctcctccttggACTCGCCCATCACAGCCAGCTCCACCTGA
- the mtmr3 gene encoding phosphatidylinositol-3,5-bisphosphate 3-phosphatase MTMR3 isoform X4: MEEEEEVQQNLENLQANQVFPKRSPVLEEENMQVPFPELHGEFTEYVGRAEEAIIAMSNYRLHIKFRESVVNSCCCEVSVPLQLIECVDCREMFQLHVTCKDCKVIRCQFSTFEQCQEWLKRLTAVVRPPSRMQDLFSFAFHAWCMEEYAGEKEQHGELCRPGEHVTSWFKNEVERMGFDTQNAWRITDINSRFRLCSSYPQQLLVPAWITDKELENVACFRSWKRFPAVVYRHQANGAVIARCSQPEVSWWGWRNSDDEHLVTSIGKACAVNGSNRNGTDLDAAMASSSGAENLDIEPRNLLILDARSYTAAVANRAKGGGCECPEYYPNCEVVFMGMANIHATRRSFHSLRVLCTTQQPDPANWLSSLEGTKWLWNLSLLMKAALLVVNAVDRDQRPVLVHCSDGWDRTPQIVSLSKLLLDPYYRTIEGFQVLVETEWLDFGHKFADRCGHGEKSDDLNERCPIFLQWLDCVHQMQRQFPCSFEFNEAFLVKLVQHCYSCLFGTFLCNSGKQRKDRRIQERTCSVWSLLRPTNRALRNMLYSTNSETVLHPVCHVRNLMLWTAVYLPSSSPTTPSDDSCAPYPVAGAEEAPLGRHPRTRSFDNLPSACEHGNSLAPNRRSSDPSLNEWQDHRRSLEINVALDGAAEQEVLTNGEEAYTNGPDSEAELSVAVGVAESQMENILKEASKDDSGGSSLLFHDMEQIDTEVELEGYVKADEVETPQQVLTNGYHSANGVAESQDDETPPQPTVEEVQKTCMSSQKEEARETRVEIVQQSIKTSQEVQESHMTSQKEAQQKMEEEVQQSVETTQDSSQSVSGVPEQTEAHRTLTNGFTNEQHKECDEEEEEKEVCLVSDCFVDQRGEHLDKRVSLLESSTETVTEEACCRLEQDMFISRKAELGMSRTLNGGSGSASVSAFQSDHSSMDPHCNGNASSDVEPKINGDRAPLSRQASTASCSSLVLNHHRSCAQHRLFRSLQSRAATSPEQTTRSHLDDDGLTLHTDAIQQRLRQIEAGHQMEVETLRKQVQELWSRLENQQHVASHRTNGHLGDEMTSGMDSEYNMDPNCLSHCSAEFFSEGSWEQVDRRDTEVTRWYPDHLAAQCYGCEQGFWLVNRKHHCRNCGNVFCSNCCDQKIPVPSQQLFEPTRVCKSCFSSLQPGSSSLDSPITASST, translated from the exons GTGCCTTTTCCTGAGCTGCACGGGGAGTTCACGGAGTACGTTGGGAGGGCGGAGGAAGCCATCATCGCCATGTCCAACTACCGCCTCCACATCAAGTTCAGAGAGTCGGTCGTCAAT aGCTGTTGTTGTGAAGTGTCA GTCCCTCTTCAGCTCATTGAGTGCGTCGACTGTCGGGAGATGTTCCAGCTCCACGTCACCTGCAAGGATTGTAAAGTCATCAG GTGTCAGTTCTCCACCTTCGAGCAGTGTCAGGAGTGGCTGAAGCGACTGACCGCTGTAGTCCGACCTCCCTCCAGAATGCAAGACCTCTTCTCCTTCGCCTTCCACGCTTGGTGCATGGAGGAATACGCTGGAGAGAAGGAGCAGCACGGGGAACTGTGCAGACCAG GTGAACACGTGACCTCGTGGTTTAAGAATGAGGTGGAGAGGATGGGCTTTGACACTCAGAACGCCTGGAGGATAACCGACATCAACAGCAGGTTCAG GCTTTGTTCGAGCTACCCTCAGCAGCTCTTAGTTCCAGCCTGGATCACCGACAAAGAACTGGAAAATGTGGCGTGCTTCCGCTCCTGGAAGAGATTTCCTGCTGTGGTTTACAG ACACCAGGCCAACGGAGCAGTGATTGCTCGTTGCAGTCAGCCAGAGGTCAGTTGGTGGGGATGGAGGAACTCTGATGATGAGCACTTGGTAACGTCCATCGGTAAAGCCTGCGCTGTGAACGGCAGCAACAGGAATGGCACAGACTTAG ACGCTGCCATGGCCTCCAGTTCAGGGGCGGAAAATCTGGACATCGAACCACGTAATCTACTGATCCTGGATGCCCGGTCTTACACTGCTGCTGTAGCCAACAGGGCCAAAGGAGGAGGTTGTGAATGTCCCG AGTACTACCCAAACTGTGAGGTGGTCTTCATGGGGATGGCCAACATTCATGCCACCCGTAGGAGTTTTCACTCTCTGCGCGTCCTCTGCACGACTCAACAGCCCGACCCGGCCAA CTGGCTCTCGTCTCTGGAGGGCACCAAGTGGCTGTGGAACCTGTCCCTGTTGATGAAAGCTGCCCTGCTGGTGGTGAACGCTGTGGACAGAGACCAGCGTCCCGTCTTGGTGCACTGCTCCGATGGCTGGGACCGCACACCTCAGATCGTATCCCTGTCCAAACTGCTGTTGGACCCCTACTACCGCACAATCGAG GGCTTCCAGGTGTTGGTGGAAACTGAGTGGCTGGACTTTGGACACAAGTTTGCTGATCGATGTGGACATGGAGAGAAGTCGGATGACCTGAACGAGCGCTGTCCAATCTTTCTGCAGTGGCTGGACTGTGTCCACCAGATGCAGAGACAGTTCCCATGCTCCTTTGAATTTAACGAGGCCTTCCTG gtgaaGCTGGTGCAGCACTGCTACTCGTGCTTGTTCGGAACCTTCCTGTGTAACAGTGGTAAGCAGAGGAAGGACCGACGCATTCAGGAGAGAACCTGCTCTGTGTGGTCGCTGCTGAGGCCCACCAACCGCGCGCTGAGGAACATGCTGTACTCCACCAACTCAGAGACC GTTCTCCACCCCGTGTGTCATGTGAGGAACCTGATGCTGTGGACGGCAGTCTACCTGCCCAGCTCCTCCCCCACCACACCCTCCGATGACTCTTGCGCTCCGTATCCTGTGGCTGGAGCTGAGGAAGCACCTCTGGGCAG ACACCCAAGAACTCGCTCTTTCGACAACCTGCCCAGCGCCTGTGAGCACGGAAACTCATTGGCTCCTAACCGGCGCTCCAGCGACCCCAGCCTGAACGAGTGGCAGGACCATCGGCGTTCCCTGGAGATCAACGTGGCTTTGGATGGAGCCGCGGAGCAGGAGGTGCTCACCAATGGAGAGGAAGCGTACACCAATGGGCCAGATTCAGAGGCAGAGCTTTCTGTGGCTGTGGGCGTGGCCGAGAGTCAGATGGAGAACATCCTGAAGGAGGCGTCGAAAGACGATTCAGGAGGGTCTTCTCTGCTCTTCCACG ATATGGAGCAGATCGACACCGAGGTGGAGCTGGAAGGTTACGTGAAGGCGGATGAGGTTGAGACGCCTCAACAAGTTCTCACTAATGGATATCACTCAGCCAACGGAGTTGCAGAGTCTCAGGATGATGAAACTCCACCTCAGCCCACTGTGGAGGAAGTGCAAAAGACTTGCATGAGCTCACAGAAAGAGGAGGCACGAGAGACTAGGGTAGAGATCGTGCAGCAGAGCATAAAAACATCTCAGGAGGTGCAGGAGAGTCACATGACCTCGCAGAAAGAGGCTCAGCagaagatggaggaggaggtgcAGCAGAGCGTAGAAACAACTCAGGACTCCAGCCAATCTGTCTCAGGTGTGCCGGAGCAAACTGAGGCTCACAGGACTTTAACAAATGGGTTCACCAACGAACAGCACAAGGAGTGTgacgaggaagaggaggagaaggaggtctGCCTGGTTTCTGACTGCTTTGTTGACCAGCGGGGGGAGCACTTGGATAAGAGGGTTTCCCTGCTGGAGAGCTCCACAGAGACAGTAACTGAGGAGGCCTGCTGCAGACTGGAGCAGGACATGTTCATCTCCAGAAAAGCTGAGCTCGGCATGAGCAGGACTTTAAACGGAGGCAGCGGGTCGGCCTCTGTCAGTGCCTTCCAGTCTGACCACAGCAGCATGGACCCTCACTGCAACGGGAATGCCTCCTCAGATGTTGAGCCTAAAATCAACGGGGACCGGGCGCCTCTCAGCCGACAAGCGTCTACGGCAAGCTGCAGTTCTCTGGTCCTCAATCACCACCGAAGCTGCGCGCAGCACCGCCTCTTCCGCAGCCTGCAGAGCCGCGCTGCCACCAGCCCGGAGCAGACCACACGCAGCCACCTGGACGACGATGGGCTGACGCTGCACACGGACGCCATCCAGCAGAGGCTACGGCAGATCGAGGCCGGGCACCAGATGGAGGTGGAGACGCTGAGGAAGCAGGTTCAGGAGCTGTGGAGCCGCCTGGAGAACCAGCAACACGTGGCTTCACACCGCACCAACGGACACCTCGGAGACGAAATG ACCTCGGGCATGGACTCTGAGTACAATATGGACCCCAACTGTTTGTCTCACTGCAGCGCAGAGTTTTTCTCTGAGGGGAGCTGGGAGCAGGTGGACCGACGGGATACGGAG GTCACTCGCTGGTATCCTGATCACTTGGCAGCGCAGTGTTATGGCTGTGAGCAAGGATTCTGGCTCGTCAACAGGAAGCATCACTGCAG GAACTGCGGTAACGTGTTTTGCTCCAACTGCTGCGATCAGAAGATCCCGGTGCCGAGTCAGCAGCTCTTCGAGCCGACGCGCGTCTGCAAGTCGTGTTTCAGCAGCCTGCagcctggctcctcctccttggACTCGCCCATCACAGCCAGCTCCACCTGA